In Tachypleus tridentatus isolate NWPU-2018 chromosome 3, ASM421037v1, whole genome shotgun sequence, the sequence AGACGTGTTTTCCTTTGGAAGTTACATAGAAACGAATAATTCATACTGTTCATGAAAATGAAGTGTGAGCTGACACTATGGTAGAACTCTTTATTTCTCAGCTATCGTATGTAAGCGACCCCATGAAATGTTCTTATTTCATCAGCTAAAGATTTAGTTCAACCTTCCACGTTTATCTATAATCATCAGAAAACACTATCAATAAGTTGATGATAGAACAAGACTCACATAATTGTTCTTCCCCAAGTTTTTACCAGCTGTAGAAGATGCTTCTTCGAAAAGAGAAAGTCCTATTAAAGATACGGTGGGAACGATAAATGAAGGTGTTAATCACTGAAGCATTACTCCAACAACACCTGTGAATCCAATACCCATTTCAAAGATGGATGCCACAATGACAGTGTCTTGTATCTAGTGAAATATATAAGGAGTTACATTATAAATAACATAGAGAGAAAGTATATATAACAATTCTGTTATGTGCCCACTTATAGTTAATTTTTGTAAGTATAGATcatagttattgtatattaaaattaataggtTCACATACGTAtatgttttattgaaaagaaaactgCTACAGtagttaatttataatattttttattaaaataatacaaaagtacAGATCGTTGTGGAACCAGTTGTATTTATACATGTTCATGATAATTGCCTTGGTGCGATAaaatcagaataatttaatattacgtTTACTTTCAGAGGAATGGATTATCTCATACTTTACTGTAAATAGTAATGCTCCACATAAGATTATATTaacttaaatacatatatttttgtgcAGGAAAcgtattagaaataaaatctaAGTATAGTTGATTCACTCGATCGTAGGTATATCATTCATaggaaaatgtataaaaatatagcaCGGGCTAAGTCCTTTAAAGAATTACCTTTCGTTCTTaaaatctgtatattttattgtttgattttcttaAGTCAATTGTCTGCGTGTAGCACAGAGGTATGTTTGCGTAGTTACAATgctacaaaccaggtttcgatgcacgtggtgggcggagcacctgatgcccattgtttagctttgcgctcgactacaaacaaacataccttaATTCAATGgtataaaataaatggaaagAACAAACGCAGGTGAATAAGACAgatataactattttttatagtgtCATTCATAACCTTACACTTTTTGACAAAGAAGTTATAGTTATCTTAATATTAACATCATAAGTTTAAATagaatattgattattttaataaactatgttTCTATAATTTCTCACCTCTCTCATTCGGATTTGCAAGATTTCTTGTAGCACTTCTTCTGTTGCCGATAATATTTCTTCTTCACCAGGACACTTCCACTGATGTAAACTCAAAATAGCAAATATCGGAACCAGAAAGGTGGAGGACGAGCCTTGAATTGTTGGAAGtctacataaaaacaacataaagtcAGTTCTTCATGTCTAAATATTAAAGTAGCTTTGTCCGTAATTGCGCTGTATTGTTTAAGCGTGTAACAACAAATCGAAGTAACAATAACCAATGTAAGTACGATCCTGAAGtgtaaaaacagcataaaacttCAAATAGTGTCAcagttgtataaaatattgtaGTAAGTGTTTATGGTCGCTTTTATAGCTACCATAAAATGACGATAAATTCCTTTATACTTTAGTAAAAGTGTAGACCAAGAGATGGCTAGGGTTGGTGATGGCCAGCTGCCTTATCtgtagtttttcactgctaaatttgtgaCAGCAAACGTATGTAAACCCTTGTGtagtttagtgttatatttcaaacAAGCAAAGCCAAACTGTAAGTTATTGTAAAACCTTCCACACAATCACGGTTTCAACTTCCAGGCAGTTTAAGCTAACGCAATTAATCATAAACTTTGCAGCACCAACTTCAGACTTTGAATCAAAGTTTTTAACAGAAGACAACCAAACTTCAAAATCATTCAAGAAAAGAAAGTTATAAGATTCACGTAAAGGTATAGGCATTGATCAAAGTAGTTAATTACTCTATAATCTATGGTGATGA encodes:
- the LOC143247932 gene encoding solute carrier family 23 member 1-like, which translates into the protein MAQDNPAFELQKETNDSENETQTKIDEIQPGQSISYNDQVHQSIQRFREERCGVIYVLLEQGLPTIQGSSSTFLVPIFAILSLHQWKCPGEEEILSATEEVLQEILQIRMREIQDTVIVASIFEMGIGFTGVVGVMLQ